The sequence CAATATATGGAAAGTCAGAGGAACatctcagaatttatttttttgggacTTTCCTATAACCAAAACATACAAATATTTTGCTTTGTGTTCTTCTTATTTTGTTACATTGCCATCTTGGTGGGAAACCTTCTGATCCTTGTCTCCATCCGATGCAGTGTCCTTTTTCACCAACCAATGTACTATCTCCTCAGCCACTTATCCTCCATGGACATCTGCTATACCTCTTGTGTGACACCCACACTGATCAGTGAcctgctcctgggaaggaaaacCATCTCTTACGGTAACTGCATGCTGCAGGTCTTTTCCTTGCACTTCTTAGGAATGATTGAAATCTGCATCCTTACAGTCATGGCCTTTGACCACTGTGTTGCCATCTGCAAGCCTCTCCACTACATGATTATCATGAACAGGACAAGATGCGATCTCCTTATCATGGCTGCTTGGGCTGGTGGGGCCTGGGTCCATGCCTTTTCTCAGTTCTCTATGATAGTCAGTTTGCCCTTCTGTGGCCCCAGTGAAATTGACCACTACTATTGtgacatttttcctttgttgaaAGTTGCCTGTACTGATACCTACATCACTGGTGTCCTGGTGGTTGCCAATTCAGGAATGATTGCCTTAGTAACCTTTGTTCTCTTGTTTGGGTCCTATGTCATTATATTATTCAACTTAAGAAACCACTCAGCTGAAGGAAGGCGCAAAGCCCTCTCTACCTGTGGGTCTCACATCACTGTGGTTACCTTATTTTTTGGTCCTTCAATCTTTGCCTACCTCAGACCCCCTACCACTTTCCCTGAggacaaaatattttctctcttttataccaTCATTGCTCCTATGTTCAATCCCTTAATCTACACTCTGAGAAACACAGAGATGAAAAAGGCCATGAGAAGGGTTTGGTACCAAAGATGTTTTCAGAAGAGAAGCATAATTAATTTTCCCTACTCAGTGTGTTAAAACCTCTATGTGGAAGTAAAAGTGGATTTGGGAATTGTAGAACTCAATTAACTTTCAAATCACAGAGCCCaaattatttactttataaatGTCAGAGATAATGAGTtgaaaaattatgagaaaaatgACAATTCCATTGGTCACTCTGAGATTTGGTAGGGACTTATGTGATTAAAAACATATTAGCTTAAAGAAACTGTTGCTATGTTATATAGATTAGGCAATTCTAAGACTGactgtgaatttaaaaaaaaaacaatttgcttATGATATTTGTACATGAAGACTAGATAGGAAATACCTAAATTTGCTTTCAAGTTAATTCTTTAAAGACATATCTAACCTTACACTCTGCCTTGGGTGTTTCACTGACTTATGTATGGTTTTAAGGCATCGTACAGATTTTTTCATATATTAGTTATGATATATAAtccataaagaaatgaaaaacaaaaacaaaactgagacagaaagacagaactATGAAGGCAGTAAACCTGTACTCTGTACCTGAATCAAGAAATAGAGCACAATAGTAATCGCCAAAGTCTAATATCCGTTCCTTCCTGTCCTCACTGCTTCCGTCCCCTAGAAGTAGCTACCCTTCTGACATTTATAAGTACTGTCCTCTCTGCCTGGTGTCAGTCATTGAGAGGACATGACCACTGCTAGAGCAATGAGATGGGCCTGAGCATCAGAAGTTCCACATTTGTCCTCCCATTCTTGAATTTGAGTTCCATTTATTGTCccaatttttgccttttcatactgttcatggggttctcaaggcaagaatgctgaagaggtttgccattcccttctccagtggaccacatattgtcagaactctcctccaTGACTCGTCCATCTTGAGTGGTCatacatggcatggttcatagtttcattgagttagataaggctgcaATCCATATGATCACTTTgtttagtccatcctaaaggaaatcagccctgaatattcattggaaggactgatgctaaagcagaagctccaatcctccagccacctaatgtgaacagttgactcaatggaaaagactctgatgctgggaaagatagaaggcaggaggagaaagggatgacagaggaccagatggttggatggcatcacccactcaatggaagtgattttgagcaagctctgggagatggtgaaggacagggaaacctggcttgctgcagtccacggggctgcagagttggacacgactgagcgactaaacaacatcaccCCCATAGCTGGAGACATTTTCAAGGATGCAGACTTGAGATAATAAGGTGTTGTTGAGACCATCTGGACTGAATATGTGAATGAACCCAAGAAAGGCCTGtacatgatcttaatttttctgACATAAAGATGCAAAGATCTGCTTGTCTTGGAACCATCCATGACAAGCCCCCCATGTAAGCCCCTTGGTTAGTAAAAATGCCACCTCCAAACTGGAGTGGTCTGACTCTTTTTTCAGTCTCTCCCTGCCTCTTTATAtggggccagtttgccaacaaacACCTTGAAACATCAGGcacattataaattaattatcTGTTATTGATTTTACTCATAGGTAAATTTAGGAGACTTAGTGTCTTTCTCACTAGGACCTTGTTAAGATGAAAGAGAACCCTTGGTATATGACACCCAGTAAATCCTCGCTAtgcatttgctattatttattttgctcatATAGCACATTGGAAGCAACTGAATCTTCAGAAATAcatgggaaagaagaaaataaggaaagaaaggccTTTGGAAATGATATGTTTggggaaaaattaaaacatgttcaaatgaaaattttttctattattttttgtaAGTTTTCTAAATTCATAAAAACAACACCAATGTTTATTAGCTTATAATTTTCTAGGAAATCAATacttgaaaataaagtaaaacccaTTCGAACTCTCTCAGGGAAGACAATCTTTTTGAGGAGAGATGAAGACTATTAATTGCCATAAGTTTACTTCAGCTCAGGGCttggtcttgtccgactctttgtgaccccatgaattgcaacccaccagactcctctgtccatgggatttcccaggcaagaatacccaaatgggttgccatttcctcctccaggggatctttctgactctggGAGTGAACCCTAGTACCAGAGCTGTCCTTTGTCTCTCGCTCAGATTACAGaccgagaaggcaatggctccccactccaggactcttgcctgaaaatcccacggacggaggagactggtagactgtggtccatggggtcgctaggagttggacacgactgagagacttcactttcacttttcacattcatgcattggagaaggaaagggcaacccactccagtgttcttgcctggagaatcccagggacgggggagcctggtgggctgccgtctatggggtcacacagagacggtcacaactgaagtgacttggcggcagcagcagcagcagattacaGAAATCATGGAAAGGGTAAGCCCCTCAAGGCAAAAAATCCCACAGAGTTGTTTATATCACAAAACTCTGAGTGAAGTGCAAGGGAATTCAGTCACTGAGGCCCAGGAGGAATGAATGTCTAATAACTGAGCTTCCTAAATCACACACAAAAGCTAGTGGTGGCCTGCATACTATTTATAATCCAGCTTTGATGTTCACTTCAGTGGATCTGATGACTCAGATCTAGAGGAAATCCACTTGGTGAGCTCATGATTCGGGAACATAAATCCAAACAACCTGCAAAACATAGTGTTCTAGAATGAGATATATATAGTTTTAGAATgtacactttatttttgtttattagttATGTGAGCCTGAACATTGTGGGGAATAACCTTAGAGATGAAAATATAGATGGTGATTAGACTCTTGTGGATATTCACACTAGGCCACTTTCTTCAAACTGTTCCTCTGGGGGTATGTCCTCTCATTGTGTGAACACTGGTTGAGCGACAGTGTCTCTACAAtgacacttttatttttctgtgaatgGCTAATGAATGATATTGAGAGATATGTGAATTCAGGACACAAAATGAAATACTGTGAACAGTAGGTGAATGACCAGAATTTCAGTGAGGAAAGAATGGCCAGATTGAAAGAAGTGATATGAATGGACTCACGACAATTGGATTGGAAGGACATGTGTGGTGAATGATTTCTCCTCCTTTCCATGATCCTGCCCGACTGTGTGATAgctgaatatattttccttttactgCATTGATAACAGATTGATGGCTAGTTAAAGTTAAGTATAGgtatcatctattttttttataatttgcttTGTGATTAGAGTAGCAATAAATTCAAGGAGTTGCCTGTTGAGTGTGCTCTGATGTTCCAATAGGAAATCAGACAGTGATAGGGAAATCATGCCTTGCTCAATAAGAGGAAAATAGCATTAAGACTTTTGGTAGAAAATGGGTAAAGTgctcattaagaaaataaatgactcacAGTTACCAAGAAAGTGagaaaaaacaaatccaaaagaaaaataagatcccTCTAGTACCCATTGTCATGATCCATGATCCCCCATCctgacaaaaaaagaagaaaagatggcTTAAGAATTAAATTAATCAAAGACTCTAGGCAGGATACAAAAAGTCAAAAGGAGATATCTCAAAATTTGAGTCTCTTTACTTTATCTTTATATACCTTGCTCTCTACCCATGTTTCCTGTAATAAATGTGATGCTGATAACTTCACTGATTTGAATACTTTATATACCATTTTAAATCAACTGAAGTTATttcaacaaatagttattgaTTATTGGTTAAATAAATGGTATCTTGTAATCATTTCAGCTCCTCACGTTTGGGTAGGATCATGGAAAGGAGGAGCTATAACTCCCCACACATGTTCTTCCACTTCAATTGTTGTGAATCCATTCATATCACTTCCTTTCAGTCCTGCCATTCTTTCCTCATTCCGGTCATTCACCTACTGTTCAGAGTATTTCATTCTGTGGCTTGAATTCACATTTCTCTCAGCGTCATACATTTGCCattcatagaaaaaaaatgattatggAGATACAACAAAGATAAAATCGTTGGAAATATATATTGAGCCTCTAATATATGTTGGCTAACTCACACCTCTTATCtaattaattctcacaacagaTGTGGGGGTGGACATGCTCATCAACAAAGTGCTCATCTGCTGGCAATATGATAATCTAAGAAAAATCAGCAGATGTCAAATTCTGGAGAAGATTTGACAGATGCAGATCCAGGAGAAGTGTCTAGAATTTAAAATTAAGCATGTACAGGCATTTCTTAATATTCTAGGCAGAATGTAAGATGGTCTTTCTCTCCTTGAGAAATTTAAATTCATGCAGATTAAGGATGTATAAATTTACTTTGGCATAGATTgaaatctgaaatattggagtcAACGAAGCTCTCTGTTCCGAGTATTAACAGCGTCATATATTTACTGAACACGCATAAAGTATCAGGAACTATGGTAACTGTGTAACATTTTACCAAGTGTATTGCTAAGTAAGATATCTGCTGTTTTAGATCTTGACTCTACCACTTATTAAGACCATCTTgcactaatttttaatttttctaaaactcAATTTCCCCATTTGTAAGCTAAGTTTACTACTAATATTTATTAGAGTTATAGAGGTGGTAGAAAAATTTGTTTACACAATGTTTAGAAGAAAGTTAGGCACATGAAAATGTGAAATTGTAAACTAATAAAAGAATTAGACTGTTGTTAGTGTAATTAAATAACATATTGAGGCCATATACTCACTCTTAGCAAAGCCAGAATATAAACCCAAACAATTTCACTTccttaattttaatgttttcccaAACTTTACCTTTAATAATACCAGGGTTGTGTAAAATCTTAACTGaagaatatattattaaattttcaaGACTATATTCATCATttggtatatatataaaactgaatttagactgtttcatttgcttactgttttacttttttcaaagtttccatctattttaaaatttgaatcccATAATTCTCTGAATTATTTAGGGAAGAAGCTATTTCTCTACAATTTAGATACAGAAAAATGTTACAGGAAATGTAGTTAAGAGTTCACACTTGAAACTGATGactctgtcaaaaataaaagcTAGAGATCTCCCACTAAAATTGAGAAGCTAGAAATCTAAGCACTAGTTTAAGTGTTGTGGGATACAACTGCAGGGGAAGTTagtgaaaagagaaaactacCAAGAAAGGAATTAAAGAAATGTTTGTGGCCTTGAGAATTGAGAAAATTTGAGATCAAACGCATGTTTAACAAAACTTCTTGATTAGAAAGTCAAATTTAATTAGAAGAAACATTAATGCTGTATGAAATGGAGACAGAACAGTTAGCTTTGGTAAATTATTGTAAAAGCTTTAGTTTTTTTATAGGCTTAATTTATTTAGGTATAAACTAAAATGTTCCTGTTTAATTTGGGGgtgggaaaaaattttaaactgattGTTCTTTTCCATGcccataattaaaataatggcttTGTTTATGTCTATTCAAATGAACAAGTGACTGCTTCAAGTTGACcaaatcagtattttaaatatcattttagaTTAACCTTTAtataggggagagagagagagagatgaggaaatATTTCTATGATATAACTGTAGGCATGAAATCTTACTTTTCCATAGCTACACTGTAagctaattttaaatttttaaattttaccataGATATAATTTAATTGTTTTAAGGCTCCATTGCAAAGAACTTTTCTTTTTGGATGTGACAGAATTAATTTTGTCTGTAAGAGAGTGATAAGCAGAGAATTTATAAATTAACTGATTAAATATAGCTACAAGATTAGGGCAGAAGATATGTAACAAACTTTAAAGAAAGGTTTTAATTACTTATAATGTATTTTGGGATCAACATTGATAGTAAGAAAACTTGGAGTATGTAGTTACCAGTTCTATGTAATATTTGTCATTAGTGTTGAGACACAAACTACACTCTTAGAGGCTATGGTCAACCCCAAGTGAATTGTTTGTATGTCCATATGTCAAATCCATATGATTTAACAGATTGTTCATGAAGTGTTTCAAGCTACCTTTattcatattttgtatatttcccATAAGCTTTTAAGTAAAATCCCATCTATTTAGAATAAGAGGATTTGTCTAGCATACCTCaacattttcttccagtttaaaATAATTGTATGGCTTTAAACCTTCATTTTCTATATGAAAGTTATATTTAGTTAACTTTATTATTGACAGCCTCACTGGTAACACAAgaatacatataataaaaatatcaatcaATAATTCAATGGCTAATAAAACAATGACTATTTATTGGTTTGAGtattttgtgataaaatataaaatatttcaccattttacaaatgttgttcagttaagtcatgtctgactctttgcgaccccatggactgcagcac comes from Dama dama isolate Ldn47 chromosome 1, ASM3311817v1, whole genome shotgun sequence and encodes:
- the LOC133071088 gene encoding olfactory receptor 4P4-like gives rise to the protein MESQRNISEFIFLGLSYNQNIQIFCFVFFLFCYIAILVGNLLILVSIRCSVLFHQPMYYLLSHLSSMDICYTSCVTPTLISDLLLGRKTISYGNCMLQVFSLHFLGMIEICILTVMAFDHCVAICKPLHYMIIMNRTRCDLLIMAAWAGGAWVHAFSQFSMIVSLPFCGPSEIDHYYCDIFPLLKVACTDTYITGVLVVANSGMIALVTFVLLFGSYVIILFNLRNHSAEGRRKALSTCGSHITVVTLFFGPSIFAYLRPPTTFPEDKIFSLFYTIIAPMFNPLIYTLRNTEMKKAMRRVWYQRCFQKRSIINFPYSVC